Proteins found in one Pseudomonas marvdashtae genomic segment:
- a CDS encoding pyridoxal phosphate-dependent aminotransferase gives MKINQYIRRSASWEAPERDLSSILLDLNENQFLDGFLTEFLAAELKVQDLFTYPNYQSLLAELADYCKTSTDNLLLTNGADQAIDLVVRLLFSQGDRVVIPSPVFSFYYQMLSVAGVEPVIVGFERQAQSFTLSTRVVLDALHNCQGLILCNPNNPLGVRIDTEQLRILIEACVELDKPLIVDECYFEYLQHTCLDLCGAVRQLFIIRSFSKYFGLAGLRLGYVVTHSESINELLKVRGPWDVNHVAVKAALFCLNNRKALERAHCELARVKREIIEFSRAYGIVVFDSETNFLLLEDQRDGRLAKAFAKANIRICDCSKYPHSFGLLENILRVVVPAPSDLQAFKMAIMQGVGDQERRIDGKETLR, from the coding sequence ATGAAGATTAATCAATATATAAGGCGGTCCGCGTCGTGGGAGGCGCCTGAACGCGATCTATCGTCAATTTTGCTGGATTTAAACGAAAATCAGTTTCTAGACGGTTTTCTAACAGAGTTTCTTGCTGCCGAACTAAAGGTGCAGGATCTGTTTACTTATCCAAACTATCAATCGCTGTTGGCCGAGCTGGCAGATTACTGCAAAACTTCGACTGACAATTTGCTTCTGACCAATGGAGCGGATCAGGCGATCGATTTGGTAGTACGCTTACTGTTCTCTCAGGGGGACCGGGTGGTCATCCCTTCTCCGGTGTTTTCCTTCTACTATCAAATGCTCTCCGTGGCTGGCGTCGAACCGGTGATTGTGGGGTTTGAGAGGCAGGCACAAAGTTTTACGCTTTCGACCAGAGTTGTTCTCGATGCTCTGCACAACTGCCAAGGACTGATCCTATGTAACCCCAATAATCCTTTAGGGGTGCGAATTGACACTGAGCAACTGAGGATTTTGATTGAGGCTTGTGTGGAGTTGGACAAACCACTGATTGTTGATGAGTGCTACTTTGAGTATTTACAACATACCTGTCTCGACCTATGCGGAGCCGTTAGGCAGTTGTTTATAATTCGTTCGTTTTCCAAGTATTTCGGTCTGGCGGGGCTGCGCCTGGGTTATGTCGTCACACATTCGGAGTCAATTAACGAGTTGTTGAAAGTGCGAGGGCCGTGGGATGTAAATCACGTTGCCGTGAAGGCAGCCCTTTTCTGTCTGAATAACCGTAAAGCATTGGAGCGAGCCCACTGCGAACTAGCCCGTGTGAAGCGCGAGATCATCGAATTTTCGCGGGCTTATGGAATTGTTGTTTTCGACAGCGAAACAAATTTTTTGCTGCTGGAAGATCAGCGTGACGGTCGTCTCGCGAAGGCTTTCGCCAAGGCAAATATTCGCATATGCGATTGCTCAAAATATCCTCACAGTTTCGGATTGCTTGAAAACATTTTGCGCGTGGTCGTTCCGGCGCCTTCTGATCTCCAGGCATTTAAAATGGCGATAATGCAGGGAGTCGGTGATCAGGAACGCAGGATTGATGGAAAGGAAACCCTTCGGTAG
- a CDS encoding MFS transporter, which translates to MTNLNSNMRNVVVLRLLFVMANALGPFAALFLQRHYHFDSSEVAVVITLMSVFFLVGNLFGGVLVKHYSFRILLASSSFCSFVCLLGAMLLGAPVASVATVLLFMFFAGLVTPVFSLLTSLAANDSNRIVFFGYLHLASNLGGALLFVIGGYLLGLGSVYLIVFATLVSLLCLASSVSLRLPTNHHSADATVESSKGLIVNLPRIVVLAGAMFFALAVLDAQREYHLPLWLTELTAGEAASLFGAVGIVNALLVILLTQPLIALTSRLGPLTNFALAAIFYSIGFGAYAIFEHTVLILLFVFFWTLGEILSVTYITALISQKVSLTSQAALFSFVPVVLAGARIVSVGLGASLIAGVGFKLSWAFYGGLGIVLGAIFFWIGARSKKLSRRSGAEAKGTV; encoded by the coding sequence ATGACCAATTTGAACAGCAACATGCGCAATGTGGTGGTGCTTCGATTGCTGTTCGTCATGGCGAATGCTTTGGGCCCTTTTGCGGCGTTATTTTTACAGCGTCATTACCATTTCGATAGTTCCGAGGTCGCGGTGGTGATAACACTGATGTCGGTATTTTTTCTTGTCGGAAACTTGTTTGGAGGCGTATTGGTCAAGCATTATTCGTTCAGAATATTGTTGGCAAGTTCATCTTTTTGTTCGTTTGTATGCTTGCTGGGCGCGATGTTGCTTGGGGCGCCGGTTGCATCCGTTGCAACGGTTTTGCTGTTCATGTTCTTTGCAGGGCTGGTTACCCCCGTGTTCAGTCTGTTGACCTCTTTGGCGGCTAACGATAGCAATCGCATCGTTTTTTTTGGGTATCTGCATCTTGCCAGCAATCTGGGGGGAGCCCTGCTATTTGTCATTGGCGGATACTTGCTGGGGCTGGGCAGCGTTTACCTCATTGTTTTTGCTACGCTTGTGAGTCTGTTATGTCTTGCCTCAAGTGTCTCTCTTCGGCTTCCGACAAATCACCATAGCGCTGATGCAACAGTGGAATCCTCGAAGGGGTTGATAGTTAACCTGCCGAGGATTGTGGTACTGGCAGGGGCCATGTTTTTTGCGCTGGCGGTACTGGATGCGCAGCGTGAGTACCACTTGCCTTTATGGCTTACGGAGCTAACGGCAGGTGAGGCAGCGAGCCTGTTCGGTGCGGTAGGTATCGTCAACGCGTTGCTGGTGATATTGCTGACGCAGCCATTAATCGCATTAACATCGCGTTTAGGGCCACTCACAAATTTCGCGCTTGCTGCGATTTTTTACAGTATTGGCTTTGGCGCCTATGCCATCTTCGAACATACGGTCCTGATTCTTTTGTTTGTATTTTTTTGGACACTGGGCGAAATTCTGAGTGTGACCTATATCACTGCCCTCATTTCACAGAAGGTTTCTTTGACTTCCCAAGCTGCGCTTTTTTCGTTTGTGCCGGTTGTGCTGGCTGGCGCGCGAATAGTATCTGTCGGGCTTGGGGCCTCGCTGATTGCGGGTGTTGGTTTTAAATTGAGTTGGGCGTTTTATGGCGGACTGGGTATCGTATTAGGAGCAATCTTTTTTTGGATTGGCGCTCGATCAAAGAAATTATCGCGACGTAGCGGGGCAGAAGCTAAAGGTACAGTCTGA
- a CDS encoding SDR family NAD(P)-dependent oxidoreductase, which produces MTKLAVITGGNSGIGEACAWRFAREGYEVIVCGRRREQNIALCERILDAGGRAYGYEVDLRDPQALGDFFRRVAADHSSVNCLVNSIGIEGSPFTLTEDYSDAVFEDVMATNVRAPWLCMKAVLPQMRALGAGSIVNVASLAGLRASVTGGSVYSASKHALVGMSRAAAREYAPYGIRINAVCPAFVRTPLSQDILGGRLDDVGSSHPLNRICEAEEVASAVYWLSSQEASFITGIAMPVDGGTQA; this is translated from the coding sequence ATGACCAAGCTTGCTGTTATTACTGGTGGAAATTCAGGAATCGGTGAAGCCTGCGCATGGCGCTTTGCAAGAGAAGGATACGAGGTCATCGTTTGTGGGCGACGCCGGGAGCAGAACATAGCGTTATGTGAACGCATTCTAGACGCGGGAGGTCGAGCTTACGGCTATGAGGTTGATTTGCGCGATCCTCAGGCCCTCGGAGATTTTTTTCGAAGGGTGGCAGCTGATCACTCATCGGTGAATTGCCTTGTGAACAGTATTGGCATCGAGGGCTCTCCATTCACGCTGACTGAAGACTATTCCGACGCTGTTTTCGAGGATGTCATGGCAACCAATGTCAGGGCTCCATGGCTGTGCATGAAAGCTGTATTACCCCAAATGCGAGCCTTGGGTGCCGGCAGTATCGTCAATGTGGCTTCGCTAGCAGGTCTTCGGGCGAGTGTTACGGGTGGTTCGGTTTACTCCGCAAGCAAACATGCTTTGGTGGGGATGAGCAGGGCTGCGGCAAGGGAGTATGCGCCTTATGGCATTCGCATTAACGCAGTGTGCCCGGCGTTTGTCCGCACCCCCTTATCACAGGACATCCTGGGAGGACGTCTGGATGACGTTGGTAGCTCTCACCCATTGAATCGTATCTGCGAGGCGGAGGAGGTCGCCAGCGCGGTCTATTGGTTGAGTTCACAGGAAGCGTCGTTCATCACCGGCATCGCCATGCCTGTGGATGGAGGCACTCAGGCATGA
- a CDS encoding C-terminal binding protein → MNILMIDSRRANYVDAGEYPRESALRPYLLEVTSNPSDDQLAWADGVVAFHSVVIDKPLIAKMHRCRALVKATIGVDDVDIEALSAKGILLSNIGSVGVEEVAEHAMALILSAQRKLFDYAADIRRGGWDWRAHSGEVKACSDTVLGLIGYGATGRALAHRAAAMGYQVCYYDPCVERCVEDIAQGESLESLLSKADVISLHLPLTPDTRHLLNDRFFSRIKRGATLVNTARGAIVDTDALLRALKSGHVSTAMLDVLEEEPAPPQMLIDHERVVLTPHAAFYSKQSLLELKTNALSALLGLLRGERVDTVINPGCAQVEEKGYA, encoded by the coding sequence ATGAATATTCTGATGATTGATTCAAGACGAGCGAATTATGTCGATGCTGGTGAATACCCCAGGGAGTCAGCACTAAGGCCATATTTGTTAGAGGTTACATCCAATCCATCCGATGACCAATTAGCTTGGGCGGATGGAGTTGTTGCCTTCCACTCGGTTGTCATCGATAAACCCTTAATCGCCAAAATGCATCGCTGTCGCGCGTTGGTGAAAGCAACCATCGGTGTAGATGACGTCGATATCGAGGCCTTGAGCGCAAAGGGTATCTTGCTTTCCAATATTGGTTCGGTGGGCGTCGAGGAAGTCGCTGAGCATGCGATGGCTCTTATCCTTTCAGCCCAGCGAAAGCTTTTCGATTACGCCGCAGATATTAGGCGAGGTGGTTGGGATTGGAGAGCGCATTCCGGTGAGGTCAAAGCTTGCAGTGATACGGTCTTGGGGCTAATCGGTTACGGGGCGACCGGACGGGCGTTGGCCCATAGGGCGGCTGCCATGGGCTATCAAGTTTGCTATTACGATCCTTGCGTTGAACGATGCGTTGAAGACATTGCGCAAGGTGAATCATTGGAGTCATTGCTTTCCAAGGCAGACGTCATATCGTTGCATCTGCCTCTTACCCCCGACACCCGGCACCTGCTCAACGATAGGTTCTTTTCACGTATCAAGCGTGGCGCAACACTGGTCAATACGGCGCGTGGTGCAATCGTAGATACTGACGCGTTGCTCAGGGCGTTGAAGTCTGGGCATGTTTCAACGGCCATGCTAGACGTCCTTGAGGAGGAACCAGCCCCTCCACAAATGCTTATCGATCATGAGCGCGTAGTGCTGACCCCTCATGCGGCGTTTTACAGCAAACAGTCCCTACTAGAGTTAAAGACCAATGCTTTATCAGCATTACTGGGGCTATTGCGGGGAGAAAGAGTCGACACCGTAATCAATCCAGGTTGCGCACAGGTGGAGGAGAAGGGGTATGCCTGA
- a CDS encoding class II aldolase/adducin family protein produces MPELKLADTESLKSGLPAWFDLAIGNSILQYGQRLAARQLLVNTLGNIAIRSHCPYWRREVVYTKYRGVSLEECGLEHLAVLDLQSNKLLHGRFRPSVGHQMHREIMRCRSDVNATVHLHPNDVISFFAVMRWQEMEYVSNDTALVMGKPPCILGEGVNIELDVSAIRQCAHDTNCIVMPGHGITSFGRDLSEAFHRAVAFTAEITRLITSQCLSAATGKSVLYTSEEQVRQMYELGEQVIYGSQLK; encoded by the coding sequence ATGCCTGAGTTAAAACTAGCAGATACTGAGTCCTTGAAGTCTGGTTTGCCAGCCTGGTTCGACTTGGCTATAGGGAACAGCATTCTTCAATACGGCCAACGCTTGGCTGCGCGGCAGTTATTGGTCAATACCCTTGGCAACATTGCGATACGTAGCCACTGCCCGTATTGGCGACGAGAGGTGGTTTACACCAAGTATCGAGGAGTGTCGCTGGAAGAGTGTGGTCTTGAGCATCTGGCGGTCTTGGACCTACAGTCCAACAAACTCTTGCATGGTCGTTTTCGCCCCAGTGTAGGACACCAGATGCACCGGGAGATCATGCGTTGCCGCTCCGACGTCAATGCCACTGTGCACCTTCATCCTAACGACGTCATTTCCTTTTTTGCTGTCATGCGATGGCAAGAAATGGAATACGTTTCGAATGACACCGCGCTTGTAATGGGTAAGCCGCCTTGCATCCTTGGTGAAGGTGTCAACATTGAGCTGGACGTGAGCGCCATCAGGCAGTGTGCTCATGACACCAACTGTATTGTAATGCCAGGACACGGCATCACCAGCTTTGGGCGCGACTTATCTGAGGCGTTTCATCGTGCAGTGGCGTTTACTGCGGAAATCACTCGGCTAATTACTAGCCAATGTTTGTCGGCGGCGACAGGTAAATCAGTGTTGTATACCAGCGAAGAACAGGTACGGCAAATGTATGAGCTAGGTGAACAGGTGATTTACGGGAGCCAGCTAAAATGA
- a CDS encoding MaoC family dehydratase yields the protein MEPMVLAHDRIGENRYRESHGLYFEQFVIGDVFEHRPGRTVTELDNIWQSLINMNNHPAHIDLAYAQQTEFQKLLVNSSVTLSIVSGMTVATMSARAIANLGWDEIRLPCPVYVGDTLYAESEIVSKRESRSRPGQGIVTIKVIGRKQCGTPVITYLRTFLVPKKDAAQDYAIG from the coding sequence ATGGAACCGATGGTTTTGGCTCACGACCGGATTGGTGAGAACCGATACCGCGAATCGCATGGGTTGTATTTCGAACAATTTGTGATAGGTGATGTTTTCGAGCATCGGCCCGGTCGTACCGTGACAGAGCTCGATAATATATGGCAGTCGTTAATCAATATGAATAACCATCCTGCTCATATTGATCTTGCTTATGCGCAACAAACTGAATTCCAGAAACTTCTAGTTAACAGTTCGGTTACGTTGTCAATTGTCAGCGGTATGACGGTGGCGACCATGAGCGCCCGAGCGATCGCGAATCTGGGTTGGGATGAAATTCGTTTGCCTTGTCCGGTTTATGTCGGCGACACCCTGTATGCGGAGAGTGAGATCGTTTCCAAGCGCGAGTCCCGGTCGCGACCCGGACAGGGGATTGTCACTATCAAGGTTATCGGTCGTAAGCAATGCGGAACACCAGTGATTACCTACTTACGCACATTTCTAGTTCCGAAAAAAGATGCTGCGCAAGATTATGCTATCGGGTAG
- a CDS encoding HpcH/HpaI aldolase/citrate lyase family protein, with amino-acid sequence MSNLVPRSLLYCSALHPEQYVKSALADVMVIDLEDGVPALQKAQARSCVAQFYNSSVIQRTALRINPLRDNQGLLDLLLVQSLNHRPEFIIMAMTEAAAEIDVVRANLNRSEESPKILVTVETPGCLRNIHDIASSADGLIFGSADYAASLGVTIGGWNNMLHARASIVSAGSAAGIPVFDTAYFQLDNEAGLLQECCDVRNMGFSGKTAIHPKQIPLINEMFTPSNAEYEHALAVVQAAENSGEKITKLKNLMVGPPFVKQAKKVIQRAHELRR; translated from the coding sequence ATGTCTAATCTCGTCCCAAGAAGCTTGTTGTACTGCTCCGCCTTGCATCCTGAACAGTATGTAAAAAGTGCCTTGGCTGATGTCATGGTCATAGATTTAGAGGATGGCGTTCCGGCATTGCAAAAAGCCCAAGCCAGATCATGTGTGGCACAATTTTATAATTCCAGTGTTATACAGCGCACGGCCCTGCGCATTAATCCGCTGCGTGATAATCAGGGATTGCTAGATTTGCTTTTAGTGCAGTCACTTAATCATCGCCCGGAATTCATCATTATGGCTATGACCGAAGCGGCTGCTGAAATAGATGTTGTTCGGGCCAATTTGAACCGTAGCGAAGAAAGCCCCAAAATATTGGTTACGGTCGAGACGCCGGGATGTTTGCGTAATATTCATGACATTGCTTCCAGCGCTGACGGACTGATTTTTGGTTCGGCGGACTATGCGGCCAGCCTAGGTGTCACGATTGGAGGCTGGAATAATATGCTGCATGCGCGCGCGAGTATCGTGTCCGCTGGTAGCGCGGCGGGCATACCTGTATTTGACACAGCTTATTTCCAACTCGATAACGAGGCAGGCCTCCTGCAAGAATGTTGCGATGTTCGTAACATGGGTTTTAGTGGCAAGACAGCCATACATCCAAAGCAAATTCCTCTAATTAATGAAATGTTTACCCCGTCCAATGCTGAATATGAACACGCACTGGCAGTTGTGCAGGCAGCGGAGAACAGCGGCGAAAAGATTACTAAATTGAAAAATCTTATGGTTGGGCCACCGTTTGTAAAACAAGCAAAAAAAGTGATTCAGCGGGCTCACGAGTTGAGACGATAA
- a CDS encoding aminotransferase class I/II-fold pyridoxal phosphate-dependent enzyme, with product MSEKINNYINTARSVEIGNPSWALAQISGLTDLSIRHVQRGRMEDQNGHSFMNMCSCSYLGLEVDERLAQRAADYVLSCGTVNLPTSRIRIRLKELDELEDRLSAHFDCTAFTATSCSAGIVASLPLLAAGMFTEGQRPFLIFDKHAHFALNQVKAICGDETQVVTCNHNDVDFIEDMCKRYPLVAYVADGAYSMGGNAPVEKLLMLQDKYGLFLYFDDSHSLSAYGEKGEGYVRTFTPELNPRTILVYSLAKAFGANGGGIFMSNKANYHQVFRRFGGPMSYSQYVNPATMGAAMASLDIHKTGELATLQDRLNSNIRLFDSVFATDHAGSRLPIRVIPLESPDMAISVSEGVFKRGYYSSAVFFPIVARNKSGLRVMMRADMSSSDILGFCSAVKAEIEIASLLPKFANI from the coding sequence ATGTCGGAGAAAATAAATAATTACATAAATACAGCCCGCTCTGTTGAGATTGGCAACCCTTCTTGGGCTCTTGCACAGATATCTGGTTTGACTGATTTAAGTATTCGGCATGTCCAGCGGGGCCGGATGGAAGATCAGAATGGTCATTCCTTCATGAATATGTGTTCTTGCTCATATCTCGGCCTTGAGGTCGACGAGCGTCTGGCTCAGCGTGCGGCGGATTATGTGTTGAGCTGCGGTACGGTGAATTTACCCACCTCTCGCATCAGAATAAGATTGAAGGAGCTCGACGAGCTGGAAGACCGCTTGTCGGCGCATTTTGACTGCACAGCATTCACGGCGACGTCCTGCAGTGCGGGTATCGTTGCTTCTTTACCCCTGCTCGCAGCCGGTATGTTTACCGAGGGACAGCGGCCGTTTTTGATTTTCGATAAGCATGCCCATTTTGCCTTGAATCAGGTCAAAGCTATTTGTGGTGATGAAACTCAAGTTGTGACGTGCAACCATAATGACGTTGATTTTATCGAGGATATGTGCAAGCGATATCCACTGGTGGCTTACGTAGCTGACGGAGCCTATAGCATGGGAGGGAATGCGCCAGTTGAAAAGCTTTTGATGTTGCAGGATAAGTATGGTTTGTTTCTTTATTTTGATGACTCTCATTCCTTGAGTGCCTACGGCGAGAAAGGCGAAGGCTACGTTCGAACTTTTACGCCGGAACTGAATCCGCGAACGATATTAGTCTATTCCTTGGCAAAAGCTTTTGGAGCCAATGGTGGCGGTATTTTTATGTCCAATAAAGCTAACTACCATCAGGTCTTCAGGCGTTTTGGCGGGCCGATGTCTTACTCTCAATATGTTAATCCAGCCACAATGGGCGCGGCAATGGCCTCTCTGGATATCCATAAAACCGGTGAACTGGCCACGCTGCAAGATAGGCTCAACTCCAATATTCGGCTTTTTGACAGCGTGTTTGCTACTGATCATGCCGGGTCGCGTCTACCGATTCGGGTTATTCCACTCGAAAGCCCGGATATGGCTATAAGCGTTTCCGAGGGTGTATTCAAGCGGGGATATTATTCATCCGCCGTGTTTTTCCCTATCGTCGCAAGAAATAAATCAGGCTTGCGCGTAATGATGCGTGCCGATATGTCGTCGAGCGATATTTTGGGTTTTTGCTCCGCAGTCAAAGCCGAGATTGAAATAGCCAGTCTGCTTCCGAAATTTGCAAATATATAG
- a CDS encoding ornithine cyclodeaminase family protein, whose amino-acid sequence MLLLNREDIGQCVNFPRLVQALEDAHKAFALASPVAPQRLIIAHERQNAFSLFMPAFLPASQTLGVKISSFHPGNAARGLSAVNGAVLLMDIETGQLLALLDSTALTATRTSAMSALATDKLCPRVQLNLAVIGAGAQAAAHIEAIATIRELGEIKIFSRRFYQSELLAERLSTELSLSITAVRHIDEALKNADIVCTTTSHDGLQPLISAHQLKPSAHVNAIGGSSKLACEIDPELLAIAQVYVDHLGAARCESGEVAQALARSLIGEKDIQQMSELVTDNPPSISLKRGLSYFRSVGHASQDMVVAAFIYRYAMDNQVGFSCDYMCN is encoded by the coding sequence ATGCTGCTGCTAAACCGCGAAGATATTGGACAGTGTGTCAATTTTCCAAGGCTTGTCCAAGCACTCGAAGACGCTCATAAGGCGTTCGCATTGGCCTCGCCAGTGGCTCCACAGCGTCTGATCATCGCTCATGAACGGCAAAACGCTTTTTCACTGTTTATGCCAGCGTTTCTTCCAGCGAGCCAGACGCTGGGAGTCAAGATTTCATCGTTTCATCCCGGTAATGCGGCGCGCGGTTTGTCGGCCGTCAACGGGGCGGTGCTATTGATGGATATTGAAACCGGGCAGCTACTTGCGTTGCTTGACAGCACGGCTCTCACTGCTACCCGTACCAGCGCCATGAGTGCATTGGCGACGGACAAACTGTGTCCGCGCGTGCAGCTCAACTTGGCGGTTATCGGCGCCGGGGCACAAGCTGCCGCTCATATAGAGGCAATAGCCACGATTCGTGAGTTAGGGGAGATCAAAATATTTTCGCGTCGGTTCTACCAGAGTGAATTGCTGGCTGAACGTCTTTCCACTGAGCTGTCGTTGTCGATTACTGCGGTCCGACATATAGATGAGGCGCTCAAGAACGCAGATATCGTATGCACGACGACGTCCCATGATGGTTTGCAGCCTTTGATTAGTGCGCACCAACTGAAGCCATCCGCCCACGTGAATGCTATTGGCGGCAGTTCCAAGCTGGCATGTGAAATCGATCCTGAATTGTTGGCTATTGCCCAAGTATATGTCGATCATCTGGGGGCTGCTCGATGTGAGTCGGGAGAAGTAGCGCAGGCTTTGGCGCGATCCCTTATTGGAGAGAAAGATATCCAGCAAATGAGTGAATTGGTTACGGATAATCCTCCATCTATATCGCTCAAGCGTGGGTTGAGTTATTTCCGCAGCGTAGGGCACGCCAGTCAGGATATGGTGGTCGCTGCTTTTATTTATAGGTATGCAATGGACAATCAGGTCGGCTTTAGCTGTGACTATATGTGTAACTAG